The Kocuria sp. TGY1127_2 genome includes a window with the following:
- a CDS encoding amidohydrolase family protein, which produces MSRYECAVDPAHVSAIDIHTHIEEDSHGHQSMPREFIAASEKYFRSGDRTPRLEAIAQRYRDWGMAAVVFTVDAETALHHAPISSEEIAEQAADHADVLIPFGSVDPRKSEAAIEQARTLVHDHGVMGFKFHPSLQDFDPSDENFYPLWSAITELGVPALFHTGQNGIGAGMRGGGGIKARLSHPMLLDDVAADFPDLDVIMAHPSVPWQEEANSIATHKTNVHIDLSGWSPKYFPDSLVRATNRFFPDRVLFGTDYPLIQPGAWLKAFEKREFREDIREDILKNNAAHLLGLTPRENPGQEA; this is translated from the coding sequence ATGTCTCGCTACGAATGCGCTGTGGACCCCGCACACGTCTCGGCCATCGACATCCATACCCATATCGAGGAAGACTCTCACGGACACCAGTCAATGCCACGGGAGTTCATCGCTGCCTCGGAAAAGTACTTCAGGTCCGGGGACCGTACTCCGCGTCTGGAGGCCATCGCTCAGAGGTACAGGGATTGGGGCATGGCAGCCGTGGTGTTCACGGTTGATGCGGAGACCGCACTTCATCACGCCCCCATCAGCTCCGAAGAAATCGCCGAGCAGGCCGCGGACCATGCTGACGTTCTGATCCCCTTCGGCTCGGTGGACCCCCGCAAGAGTGAAGCGGCAATAGAGCAGGCCCGCACGCTCGTACACGATCACGGTGTCATGGGATTCAAATTCCATCCCTCGCTCCAGGACTTCGATCCTTCGGATGAGAACTTCTATCCTCTGTGGTCGGCGATCACGGAGCTCGGCGTCCCGGCGCTCTTCCATACAGGCCAGAACGGTATCGGCGCAGGCATGCGAGGGGGCGGCGGAATCAAAGCGCGATTGTCCCATCCAATGTTGTTGGACGACGTCGCAGCGGATTTTCCCGATCTCGACGTGATCATGGCCCATCCTTCGGTTCCGTGGCAGGAGGAAGCCAACTCCATCGCCACGCATAAGACCAATGTCCACATCGACCTGTCCGGCTGGTCGCCTAAGTATTTCCCCGATTCCCTCGTCCGGGCCACCAATCGATTCTTTCCGGACCGCGTACTGTTCGGCACCGATTACCCCCTTATCCAGCCCGGTGCTTGGCTCAAAGCCTTCGAGAAAAGGGAATTCCGCGAGGACATTCGCGAGGACATCCTCAAGAACAATGCGGCCCACCTTCTGGGATTGACGCCGCGCGAGAACCCGGGGCAGGAGGCCTGA